TCCAGCACGCCATGGCGACTTCGTAAGGCCGCCTTGCCGGCTCGCCCGGCAAGGCGGCCAGGGTGATGCCGGCGGCCAGTCCGATGTTGCGGATGTCCGCGACGTGCTTGCTGCCCTTGAGGCCGTGCACCGCCTGCTCGAAATGCGGCGATAGGGCGCGCACGCGGCCGATCATGTCTTCGGACTTCAGCACGTCGAGCGCGGCGATGCCGGCGGCGCAGGCGACCGGGTGGGCCGAGTAGGTGTAGCCATGCGGAAACTCCACCATGTACTGCGGGCCGCCCGCGGCCATGAAGGTGTCGTGGATCTCCTTGCTGGCGACGACGGCACCCAGCGGCTGCGCGCCGTTGGTGACCTGCTTGGCGATGTTCATGATGTCCGGCGTGACGCCGAAGGCCTCCGCGCCGGTGAAGGCGCCGACGCGGCCGAAGCCGGTGATGACCTCGTCGAAGATCAGCAGGATGTTGTGGGCGGTGCAGATATCGCGCAGCCGCTGCAGGTAGCCCACCGGCGGCACGATGACGCCGCCCGAGCCGGACATGGGCTCGACGATGACGGCGGCGATGTTCGACGCGTCGTGCAGTGCGATCAGGTCGAGCAGGCGGTCGGCGAGCTCGGCGCCCTGGGTGGGCATGCCGCGGCTGAAAACGCTGCCCGGCAGATGGGTGTGGGGCAGGTGGTCGGCATCCACGGCCTGGCCGAAGAGCTTGCGGTTGCCGCCGATGCCACCGACGGAGATGCCGCCGAAGTTGACGCCGTGGTAGCCCTTTTCGCGGCCGATCAGGCGGGTCTTGGTGCCCTGGCCCTTGGCGCGCCAGTAGGCGCGGGCCATCTTGAGCGAGG
The nucleotide sequence above comes from Xylophilus sp. GOD-11R. Encoded proteins:
- a CDS encoding aspartate aminotransferase family protein; this translates as MSTITALQNPLPAPTDAGWMDAHWMPFTGNRNFKADPRMVVEARGAYFTDDAGRKIFDGLSGLWCTGLGHCHPAITEAVGRQIGKLDYAPAFQFGHPLSFELANRIKDLTPAGLDHVFFTGSGSEAADTSLKMARAYWRAKGQGTKTRLIGREKGYHGVNFGGISVGGIGGNRKLFGQAVDADHLPHTHLPGSVFSRGMPTQGAELADRLLDLIALHDASNIAAVIVEPMSGSGGVIVPPVGYLQRLRDICTAHNILLIFDEVITGFGRVGAFTGAEAFGVTPDIMNIAKQVTNGAQPLGAVVASKEIHDTFMAAGGPQYMVEFPHGYTYSAHPVACAAGIAALDVLKSEDMIGRVRALSPHFEQAVHGLKGSKHVADIRNIGLAAGITLAALPGEPARRPYEVAMACWKKGFYVRYGGDTIQLAPPFISEKGEIDRLVNALDEALAETN